Within Dermacentor albipictus isolate Rhodes 1998 colony chromosome 3, USDA_Dalb.pri_finalv2, whole genome shotgun sequence, the genomic segment TCGCTGAATCGCGTAGCCTGCTTTTGTTAGTATATAGACGTTGCCATTAAGGTGGGTTCGCACTTTCCACTGGAATATTTTTCCCCCGAGAGTGGCAAGAATGCTATCGACAATTGTACCATTTCTTTGCGCCCGTTGCTCGAACACCGCCATTTGTGTGATCGAGCATGCCATATACATCGCCCGCCAACGCACCGCGCCTCGGGCAGCTAACCGTACGTAGTGTTGTCGTATCAGCGCTTTTACTGGAACACCGCATCGAAAACGCTTTGGTGACAGTTCGACCACGCATATGATCTACGGAAAGCACCACCTGTGCGTTACGCGCCACGAAAGCGCAGCTGACCTTCTCACGGGCCACGAGCCTTCAAGGAACTTTGTAAATATGTCTATagatgtatatacatatatatgtgtgtgcaaCTGTATGTGCTGTTAAGTGTTTTTCGCTGTATATATCACAATCATCACCCAGCACCGGGAGTGGCATGTCTGGCGAACAGCCAGGttaacatctccagcatatcattgaaccgtcttgtttctctctctctccacagaaATGGCAAACGTATGTTTATATTTAGTCTCGTGTTTAGTTTACGCTCCCATAACTGTGCCAAACGAGGAGCAGACGCAGGCTGTACAGATGGAGCGCGAACTCGTCCAACAGGGCTTGACATTCGAAGCACTTCCGTGCGACGAGCGACGAATCCCAGAATTTGAGGACCGAGCTACGATGGCCTATCCGAGTGATCGAGCGACTATAGAACGAGCAATCGGGCTGCACCGTAACCCGTTTTGTCGCGGTAGCACTCGAAATCTCTCAAATGGCGTTTGGAATTAGGGTTTGGTAGCACGAGTGCGACGGGTTGTTTGTCCTATATAACTGACACGTGTTCATGTTGCAAGATGTCGAACCTGACTCGCTGCTTCCGTGGGAAGCAGGTGAATGACCTCCGGAAACGGGTGGCGTGAAGCTCCGTGCCAACAAATCTCGAACGGGACTGCAAACTGTCCTGTTACGCACCGTTTGAAAAGAAGTCAATGCCGCAAATCCTTCCGCAGTAAAGTAAATCTGCAATCATGTACCAAGACCTCGTGAAACCATTCGTTCCTTGCCCAACTCTAAGCTAAACCTTGTTTCGCTGTAGTTTGGCGTGGAAACGGGCTCGatgacaaagtaaaaaaaaattggaggacgcttaagcttcgccttcaagagtggaacgcgacagcgttcccgtcgacccgccaaggggtggaagacagtgggctacggcgcagcgactacgcgtcccgcatcggacgcggtgagcgtccagcagcgccgcgttcggcgcggcaacgaaatgtgcgcctcagcaagcgacggacgcccgagtcttagaaacagctcgtttctaaggcaacaccgcattcactagagacgcttttgtaccgctttgaagcatcgagctcgtggctgagtgaCTCCGCGTTCGGCTTTCGAGGAGGAAGGACGCGTGATGGCTCGCTCCGTGCGAGGTTCTTTGGCGGCCGCCGTTGGCCGCGGTGGCAGGTTTTCTTCTGCACCCTCGGATTATAGGATGTTGCTGcctacattgccttcaggcgagagcatgcagcagtgcgtTTTTTTGCACGGGGACCTGGCAAGAAGACCATATCGGCTGGAAGATTTTCGCGAGCCATTGGAGGACGCTGGTATCATCAAGAACATCACGGGTATTGGAGCCTACCAGATGAATCACGTCTGGCTAGTCAAGTTGCGCAGCAAGGCGGACAAGGATGCCCTGGTGAAAACGGGTGGACTTCAGGTCAAGGGCGGCTTCTGCGCTGTCATTGACCCCGTCCAGCAAGACGTCACCGTGAAAGTGCACTGGGTCGACTTTGCTGTCCAAAGTGAGAGCTTTCGGCAAGCGTTGAGCAGCTTTGGCGACGTCCTTGACGTGTCGAACGACAACTGGTCCGTCACCGGTTTTGAACATGCGACATCCACGACGAGAGTGGTGCGAATGAGACTTAAGGAAGGTGTTGAGCTTGATGACCTGCCTCATCTTTTCAAGTTGGGAAGTGGCACCGTCCTTCTTGTGGCCCCAGGCCGGTCCCCGCTATGTTTGAGGTGCCGCAGGCAAGGACACATTCGACGGGACTGCCAGACGCCACGATGTGGTGTGTGCCGGGCGTTCGGACACGAAAGTAATGATTGTGCAAGGAGCTACGCCAGAGTAACTAAAACGGCTCTCCCAACAGAAGAAGTACAAGAGAACGTAATGGACGCGGAGGAGGCCGAAAAGTCTGCCCCGAACAGCAACACCAAGGAATGCGAAGACAAGGCCCGGGAGACTGACGCCGAGAAAACTGGAGGGACGACACCTGACAGTCGGGACTTGACGACGGCAACTGCGGAACGTGCCGAAATAGGCTGCACGCAAGAGTCACTGCCCCTAAGTCAAGCAAGTGAAGAGGAAGACATGAGCGACAGCACCGAGATCACTACGGCCGAATATCAAGCAGACGCTACGGGAGCGACCGCGGGACGCGGGAAGCGTCCCAGAACAGGCATTCCGAAGTTGACGGAGGACAACACCGAACGCAAGGTTAAACGCCTGGAGCGTCAGTGGCACCGCGTTGCTGGCGCCAAGGGTAAAAAATATGTCCCCGAAGTCCGGTCGGCGTCATCGTCGCCGGTTCGGGGTCAGGGACGCGATAAGTAATACCCTGGTATTCCCACTGCAAGGTCGAGCCACGGTTAGCGTTGTACTGGTGGCTCGCGCTTACAATCACCATGATTAGTATACCTGCACCATTACGCGTCGGTACGCTCAATGTACGGGGTCTAGGGGCTAGTCGCAAGCAATATCAGGTCAAACGCATAATGCAAGAAAGAGACCTAGATTTGCTTGCGGTCCAGGAGACGAAGGTTAGCAGAGAGGAGGCGACCGAAGGCTTggtagcaaaattttctttgaggTACAATGTATGCGTGAGCCATGCGGTGGGAACATCAGCCGGGTGTATGTTGTTTGTTAAAAATTCAATTGGCATTGTCGTTGAAACGGTTACAAGTTGCTTGCAAGGACGCTTTGTTTTGTGCGATCTTTCTTACGGGGAAGCGAAATTTAGAGTTATTTGTGTCTATGCACCTACAAAGCCGCATGAAAGATGTTTGTTCTTTCGCGAATTGAGTATGTATTTTGATTGTGAGAGGTGTTTGATTGCGTTGGGTGACTACAATTGTGTCCTTAATCAGCAAGACCGTTCAACCACTGCTCGTGTAAATGATGAAAGTGCTGCGTATCTTAAAGAATGCATGAGCAAATTCTCTTTAAATGATGTGGCACAGTTCGCAAGAGGTGGAAGTCGCCAGCATTTCACACACTTTCAAGGCACCAACCATGCACGACTAGATCGAGTGTATGCGTGTTCGGAGATTGCGCCTTTGTGTCAGAACTACGATGTTGATGCTGTTTCTTTCAGTGATCATTGTTTAGTGACCTTCGAGATTggccaaaagcaaaaaaggaagcTTGAATGGGAAAGATGGAAATTGAATGCCAAGCTTCTCAaggatgacgtgttcatagatgaaacaaaaaaagaaatacatcaaTTTTTTAATGACACACTACGCAGTGCCGCAGAGAAATGGGAGTTATTTAAACAAAGGGTAAAATTGACCGCAATAGAAAGAAGTGGGCATTTGAAGTATCAGGCtcataaacatgaacagatgtTGCGGCAGGAGCTCGAAGACTTGGTGCGAATCGAAACAGCTAATCCGGGTTTGGTGACGCAAGAACTGCAAGtcattaaaagaaaactagaGAGCTTAGAGGAGGATAAATACAGAGGTGCAATTATACGAGCACGAGCCGAAAAATACCTAGCGGGGGAAGTACCTACAAAGCGAGCTTTGTCGGATGAAAAGGCGTACGCCCGAGGAAATGAAATATTGGAAATAGAATATAATGGTAGGATATTCAGAGAACAGAAAGTTATCATGACGGCATTTGAAAGTTACTATAGAGATTTGTTTGCTTGTCGTGAGCCAAAGGCGCCGGGCTACGAGGATGACTTTCTGGCAGAAATGCCGACGCTAGGCAAAGAAGAAACGAATTTATTAGAAATGAATATTAGTATGGAAGAGATTGAGAGGGCTATCGGGGAACTAAGCTCGGGCAAATCTCCTGGTCCGGATGGGATTACCGCGGCATTTTACAAGGCGTTCAAGACTGACATGGCAACAGCATTGCATGAAGTATTTTCAGAGGCATTCGAGCGGGGGACTTTACCTCCATCGTTCAATCGTGCGCACACAGTACTTATcccaaaaggcaaagaaaaaaatatactacGTAATGTAACGGGATACAGGCCAATTACGTTGACTAATGTTGACTACAAGGTTTTCATGAAAGTTCTTGCAGCAAGGCTGCAGGGAGTTATACGGAAGTTAGTTGGgccgcatcagacatgcggcatcagaggtaggaaaatatttacaaatattcatacagctagaagcattttagaatattgcgatagCGCTCTCCTCAAAGTAGCGATGCTGCAAATAGACCTAGCTAAGGCTTTTGATATGGTACCACATGgtgttctctttttattaattaattatgtaggGCTTGGTTCCGTCATGTGtaaaggcatcaaaatggcatatcaaagctcatgtaccaatttaattgttaatggtgaactatcacaacgcatacaagtactttcttccgttcgacagggttgcccgttaagtcctttactttttgctttatttttggagccgctttgtagaaaaatagttaatagtacagaaatcagggggtttaagatacagtcctgtgaagtacgtgttctagcttatgcagatgacgttgccctattcgctgcagatagggagagtgttagctcattattaagaattactgaaaggttttgcgagaaaagcggcagtgaaatcaataagcaaaagAGTATTGGTCTCTGGCATGGCCATTGGACTGCCACGCCCGGTGTTTTTGAAAATATTCGGTGGCTCACGACACCTAGCACTTACCTGGGGGTACCTTTGGATGGGTATCGTGAGAACGAGTCACTTTGGCTCGAAAAAACTgatgaaatgcgtgcgatggccgaAGCATTGGGTGGCCGCGAGTTGtcgatttttgcacgtgccactatttgtaacgtttt encodes:
- the LOC135912838 gene encoding uncharacterized protein isoform X9, which gives rise to MARSVRGSLAAAVGRGGRFSSAPSDYRMLLPTLPSGESMQQCVFLHGDLARRPYRLEDFREPLEDAGIIKNITGIGAYQMNHVWLVKLRSKADKDALVKTGGLQVKGGFCAVIDPVQQDVTVKVHWVDFAVQSESFRQALSSFGDVLDVSNDNWSVTGFEHATSTTRVVRMRLKEGVELDDLPHLFKLGSGTVLLVAPGRSPLCLRCRRQGHIRRDCQTPRCGVCRAFGHESNDCARSYARVTKTALPTEEVQENVMDAEEAEKSAPNSNTKECEDKARETDAEKTGGTTPDSRDLTTATAERAEIGCTQESLPLSQASEEEDMSDSTEITTAEYQADATGATAGRGKRPRTGIPKLTEDNTERKVKRLERQWHRVAGAKGDAGDLLRGLLRERALLLGHHASHRFPAGRIPEPSGRLHRLRVHMRRREPATRTGAVDADAAPVPAARHQSRAPLLPDVGLRQHVVRHARIVHHARSGHPAPGHCGCAGRAVVAAPLQAAVPRNGGAARCHRAHLHAQQAASPTHETWKNASFDRCLLNAFHQSHHRRRRPSHSLREAFSSIIVYCEFYSTPFLTEKGWVYLFATSNVQDMALYRRTIII
- the LOC135912838 gene encoding uncharacterized protein isoform X8, which encodes MARSVRGSLAAAVGRGGRFSSAPSDYRMLLPTLPSGESMQQCVFLHGDLARRPYRLEDFREPLEDAGIIKNITGIGAYQMNHVWLVKLRSKADKDALVKTGGLQVKGGFCAVIDPVQQDVTVKVHWVDFAVQSESFRQALSSFGDVLDVSNDNWSVTGFEHATSTTRVVRMRLKEGVELDDLPHLFKLGSGTVLLVAPGRSPLCLRCRRQGHIRRDCQTPRCGVCRAFGHESNDCARSYARVTKTALPTEEVQENVMDAEEAEKSAPNSNTKECEDKARETDAEKTGGTTPDSRDLTTATAERAEIGCTQESLPLSQASEEEDMSDSTEITTAEYQADATGATAGRGKRPRTGIPKLTEDNTERKAMPVIFYVGFCVNVLYYWGIMQAIVSRLGGFLNRVVGSTACESICAAGNLLLGPEQSTLMLHPYLPHVTKAELHCFLTSGFASMSSVMLGSYITLGVDTQHLVTAAVLAAPSSLLLSKLLFPETEELRVVTVRIYTHSSTDTSMLEAGAKGAIACLALVGGILANIVAFMAFIHFLNAVFRWAADVMGLRDVTFENVLGRAFTPLALSMGVPWQDCADVGEVIGIKVVANEFIAYQSLLAKKLDVRAALRACDCDDA
- the LOC135912838 gene encoding uncharacterized protein isoform X6, whose protein sequence is MARSVRGSLAAAVGRGGRFSSAPSDYRMLLPTLPSGESMQQCVFLHGDLARRPYRLEDFREPLEDAGIIKNITGIGAYQMNHVWLVKLRSKADKDALVKTGGLQVKGGFCAVIDPVQQDVTVKVHWVDFAVQSESFRQALSSFGDVLDVSNDNWSVTGFEHATSTTRVVRMRLKEGVELDDLPHLFKLGSGTVLLVAPGRSPLCLRCRRQGHIRRDCQTPRCGVCRAFGHESNDCARSYARVTKTALPTEEVQENVMDAEEAEKSAPNSNTKECEDKARETDAEKTGGTTPDSRDLTTATAERAEIGCTQESLPLSQASEEEDMSDSTEITTAEYQADATGATAGRGKRPRTGIPKLTEDNTERKAMPVIFYVGFCVNVLYYWGIMQAIVSRLGGFLNRVVGSTACESICAAGNLLLGPVDTQHLVTAAVLAAPSSLLLSKLLFPETEELRVVTVRIYTHSSTDTSMLEAGAKGAIACLALVGGILANIVAFMAFIHFLNAVFRWAADVMGLRDVTFENVLGRAFTPLALSMGVPWQDCADVGEVIGIKVVANEFIAYQSLLAKKLDARSAMLATYALSGFGNLCSMGVMLGSLAALCPRRLSDASELAVRALWAGCSASILSACVAGSLTDT
- the LOC135912838 gene encoding uncharacterized protein isoform X2 translates to MARSVRGSLAAAVGRGGRFSSAPSDYRMLLPTLPSGESMQQCVFLHGDLARRPYRLEDFREPLEDAGIIKNITGIGAYQMNHVWLVKLRSKADKDALVKTGGLQVKGGFCAVIDPVQQDVTVKVHWVDFAVQSESFRQALSSFGDVLDVSNDNWSVTGFEHATSTTRVVRMRLKEGVELDDLPHLFKLGSGTVLLVAPGRSPLCLRCRRQGHIRRDCQTPRCGVCRAFGHESNDCARSYARVTKTALPTEEVQENVMDAEEAEKSAPNSNTKECEDKARETDAEKTGGTTPDSRDLTTATAERAEIGCTQESLPLSQASEEEDMSDSTEITTAEYQADATGATAGRGKRPRTGIPKLTEDNTERKVKRLERQWHRVAGAKGDAGDLLRGLLRERALLLGHHASHRFPAGRIPEPSGRLHRLRVHMRRREPATRTGGHPAPGHCGCAGRAVVAAPLQAAVPRNGGAARCHRAHLHAQQHGHQHAGGGRQGRHSVPSPSRRHPRQHRGLHGVHPLSQRRLPVGRRCYGPEGRHVRECAGPGVHPAGTEHGRAMARLRRRGRSYRHQGGGQRVHRLPIAARQKARRPLRDAGHVRAVWLRQPVFDGRHAGQPGRAVSASPVRRLRVGRPSAVGRLLGKHTQCLRSRQPHRHMRPGRTLPSIDVC
- the LOC135912838 gene encoding uncharacterized protein isoform X1, whose translation is MARSVRGSLAAAVGRGGRFSSAPSDYRMLLPTLPSGESMQQCVFLHGDLARRPYRLEDFREPLEDAGIIKNITGIGAYQMNHVWLVKLRSKADKDALVKTGGLQVKGGFCAVIDPVQQDVTVKVHWVDFAVQSESFRQALSSFGDVLDVSNDNWSVTGFEHATSTTRVVRMRLKEGVELDDLPHLFKLGSGTVLLVAPGRSPLCLRCRRQGHIRRDCQTPRCGVCRAFGHESNDCARSYARVTKTALPTEEVQENVMDAEEAEKSAPNSNTKECEDKARETDAEKTGGTTPDSRDLTTATAERAEIGCTQESLPLSQASEEEDMSDSTEITTAEYQADATGATAGRGKRPRTGIPKLTEDNTERKAMPVIFYVGFCVNVLYYWGIMQAIVSRLGGFLNRVVGSTACESICAAGNLLLGPEQSTLMLHPYLPHVTKAELHCFLTSGFASMSSVMLGSYITLGVDTQHLVTAAVLAAPSSLLLSKLLFPETEELRVVTVRIYTHSSTDTSMLEAGAKGAIACLALVGGILANIVAFMAFIHFLNAVFRWAADVMGLRDVTFENVLGRAFTPLALSMGVPWQDCADVGEVIGIKVVANEFIAYQSLLAKKLDARSAMLATYALSGFGNLCSMGVMLGSLAALCPRRLSDASELAVRALWAGCSASILSACVAGSLTDT
- the LOC135912838 gene encoding uncharacterized protein isoform X3 — encoded protein: MARSVRGSLAAAVGRGGRFSSAPSDYRMLLPTLPSGESMQQCVFLHGDLARRPYRLEDFREPLEDAGIIKNITGIGAYQMNHVWLVKLRSKADKDALVKTGGLQVKGGFCAVIDPVQQDVTVKVHWVDFAVQSESFRQALSSFGDVLDVSNDNWSVTGFEHATSTTRVVRMRLKEGVELDDLPHLFKLGSGTVLLVAPGRSPLCLRCRRQGHIRRDCQTPRCGVCRAFGHESNDCARSYARVTKTALPTEEVQENVMDAEEAEKSAPNSNTKECEDKARETDAEKTGGTTPDSRDLTTATAERAEIGCTQESLPLSQASEEEDMSDSTEITTAEYQADATGATAGRGKRPRTGIPKLTEDNTERKVKRLERQWHRVAGAKGDAGDLLRGLLRERALLLGHHASHRFPAGRIPEPSGRLHRLRVHMRRREPATRTGAVDADAAPVPAARHQSRAPLLPDVGLRQHVVRHARIVHHARSGHPAPGHCGCAGRAVVAAPLQAAVPRNGGAARCHRAHLHAQQHGHQHAGGGRQGRHSVPSPSRRHPRQHRGLHGVHPLSQRRLPVGRRCYGPEGRHVRGPLRDAGHVRAVWLRQPVFDGRHAGQPGRAVSASPVRRLRVGRPSAVGRLLGKHTQCLRSRQPHRHMRPGRTLPSIDVC
- the LOC135912838 gene encoding uncharacterized protein isoform X10, whose translation is MARSVRGSLAAAVGRGGRFSSAPSDYRMLLPTLPSGESMQQCVFLHGDLARRPYRLEDFREPLEDAGIIKNITGIGAYQMNHVWLVKLRSKADKDALVKTGGLQVKGGFCAVIDPVQQDVTVKVHWVDFAVQSESFRQALSSFGDVLDVSNDNWSVTGFEHATSTTRVVRMRLKEGVELDDLPHLFKLGSGTVLLVAPGRSPLCLRCRRQGHIRRDCQTPRCGVCRAFGHESNDCARSYARVTKTALPTEEVQENVMDAEEAEKSAPNSNTKECEDKARETDAEKTGGTTPDSRDLTTATAERAEIGCTQESLPLSQASEEEDMSDSTEITTAEYQADATGATAGRGKRPRTGIPKLTEDNTERKVKRLERQWHRVAGAKGDAGDLLRGLLRERALLLGHHASHRFPAGRIPEPSGRLHRLRVHMRRREPATRTGAVDADAAPVPAARHQSRAPLLPDVGLRQHVVRHARIVHHARSGHPAPGHCGCAGRAVVAAPLQAAVPRNGGAARCHRAHLHAQQARSAMLATYALSGFGNLCSMGVMLGSLAALCPRRLSDASELAVRALWAGCSASILSACVAGSLTDT
- the LOC135912838 gene encoding uncharacterized protein isoform X11, with amino-acid sequence MARSVRGSLAAAVGRGGRFSSAPSDYRMLLPTLPSGESMQQCVFLHGDLARRPYRLEDFREPLEDAGIIKNITGIGAYQMNHVWLVKLRSKADKDALVKTGGLQVKGGFCAVIDPVQQDVTVKVHWVDFAVQSESFRQALSSFGDVLDVSNDNWSVTGFEHATSTTRVVRMRLKEGVELDDLPHLFKLGSGTVLLVAPGRSPLCLRCRRQGHIRRDCQTPRCGVCRAFGHESNDCARSYARVTKTALPTEEVQENVMDAEEAEKSAPNSNTKECEDKARETDAEKTGGTTPDSRDLTTATAERAEIGCTQESLPLSQASEEEDMSDSTEITTAEYQADATGATAGRGKRPRTGIPKLTEDNTERKVKRLERQWHRVAGAKGDAGDLLRGLLRERALLLGHHASHRFPAGRIPEPSGRLHRLRVHMRRREPATRTGGHPAPGHCGCAGRAVVAAPLQAAVPRNGGAARCHRAHLHAQQARSAMLATYALSGFGNLCSMGVMLGSLAALCPRRLSDASELAVRALWAGCSASILSACVAGSLTDT
- the LOC135912838 gene encoding uncharacterized protein isoform X7, whose product is MARSVRGSLAAAVGRGGRFSSAPSDYRMLLPTLPSGESMQQCVFLHGDLARRPYRLEDFREPLEDAGIIKNITGIGAYQMNHVWLVKLRSKADKDALVKTGGLQVKGGFCAVIDPVQQDVTVKVHWVDFAVQSESFRQALSSFGDVLDVSNDNWSVTGFEHATSTTRVVRMRLKEGVELDDLPHLFKLGSGTVLLVAPGRSPLCLRCRRQGHIRRDCQTPRCGVCRAFGHESNDCARSYARVTKTALPTEEVQENVMDAEEAEKSAPNSNTKECEDKARETDAEKTGGTTPDSRDLTTATAERAEIGCTQESLPLSQASEEEDMSDSTEITTAEYQADATGATAGRGKRPRTGIPKLTEDNTERKAMPVIFYVGFCVNVLYYWGIMQAIVSRLGGFLNRVVGSTACESICAAGNLLLGPEQSTLMLHPYLPHVTKAELHCFLTSGFASMSSVMLGSYITLGVDTQHLVTAAVLAAPSSLLLSKLLFPETEELRVVTVRIYTHSSTDTSMLEAGAKGAIACLALVGGILANIVAFMAFIHFLNAVFRWAADVMGLRDVTFEARSAMLATYALSGFGNLCSMGVMLGSLAALCPRRLSDASELAVRALWAGCSASILSACVAGSLTDT
- the LOC135912838 gene encoding uncharacterized protein isoform X12: MARSVRGSLAAAVGRGGRFSSAPSDYRMLLPTLPSGESMQQCVFLHGDLARRPYRLEDFREPLEDAGIIKNITGIGAYQMNHVWLVKLRSKADKDALVKTGGLQVKGGFCAVIDPVQQDVTVKVHWVDFAVQSESFRQALSSFGDVLDVSNDNWSVTGFEHATSTTRVVRMRLKEGVELDDLPHLFKLGSGTVLLVAPGRSPLCLRCRRQGHIRRDCQTPRCGVCRAFGHESNDCARSYARVTKTALPTEEVQENVMDAEEAEKSAPNSNTKECEDKARETDAEKTGGTTPDSRDLTTATAERAEIGCTQESLPLSQASEEEDMSDSTEITTAEYQADATGATAGRGKRPRTGIPKLTEDNTERKAMPVIFYVGFCVNVLYYWGIMQAIVSRLGGFLNRVVGSTACESICAAGNLLLGPEQSTLMLHPYLPHVTKAELHCFLTSGFASMSSVMLGSYITLGVDTQHLVTAAVLAAPSSLLLSKLLFPETEELRVVTVRIYTHSRQPHRHMRPGRTLPSIDVC
- the LOC135912838 gene encoding uncharacterized protein isoform X5 codes for the protein MARSVRGSLAAAVGRGGRFSSAPSDYRMLLPTLPSGESMQQCVFLHGDLARRPYRLEDFREPLEDAGIIKNITGIGAYQMNHVWLVKLRSKADKDALVKTGGLQVKGGFCAVIDPVQQDVTVKVHWVDFAVQSESFRQALSSFGDVLDVSNDNWSVTGFEHATSTTRVVRMRLKEGVELDDLPHLFKLGSGTVLLVAPGRSPLCLRCRRQGHIRRDCQTPRCGVCRAFGHESNDCARSYARVTKTALPTEEVQENVMDAEEAEKSAPNSNTKECEDKARETDAEKTGGTTPDSRDLTTATAERAEIGCTQESLPLSQASEEEDMSDSTEITTAEYQADATGATAGRGKRPRTGIPKLTEDNTERKVKRLERQWHRVAGAKGDAGDLLRGLLRERALLLGHHASHRFPAGRIPEPSGRLHRLRVHMRRREPATRTGAVDADAAPVPAARHQSRAPLLPDVGLRQHVVRHARIVHHARSGHPAPGHCGCAGRAVVAAPLQAAVPRNGGAARCHRAHLHAQQNVLGRAFTPLALSMGVPWQDCADVGEVIGIKVVANEFIAYQSLLAKKLDARSAMLATYALSGFGNLCSMGVMLGSLAALCPRRLSDASELAVRALWAGCSASILSACVAGSLTDT